A stretch of DNA from Methylobacterium sp. CB376:
GGCAAGCCCGCCCACGACGTCACGAGCCGGGCGGAAGGCGCGGCCCGCTTAGAGGGTTAGCGGCGCCGGATCAAGCCCGGCGCTGCGGCGCCGGATCGAGCCCGGGCTCCGGACCCGACCCCGCGCCAGGGAGGGCGCGCGTTCCCAGCCGCCCGGCCGCGTGCTACCTCGGCGCGGGAGCGGCGGGCCGGGCGATGATGGGCGGGGACAGAACGGTGCGGGCGGCGATCCGAGGCCGCGTTCAGGGCGTCGGCTTCCGGGCCTGGACCCGGGACGAGGCGACGCGCCTCGGCCTCAGCGGCCACGTCCGCAACTGCCCGGACGGGAGCGTGGAGGCCCTGCTCTCCGGTCCGGCCGAGGCGGTCGGGCAGATGCTCGCGGCGCTGCGCCGGGGCCCGGCCGGGGCCCGCGTCTCCGAGGTGGCGGTGGAGGCCTCGCCGGAGACGGCGCCCTCGGGCTTCGCGATCCGGCGCGGCTGAGGCCGGCGCCGCGTGGGCG
This window harbors:
- a CDS encoding acylphosphatase, translated to MMGGDRTVRAAIRGRVQGVGFRAWTRDEATRLGLSGHVRNCPDGSVEALLSGPAEAVGQMLAALRRGPAGARVSEVAVEASPETAPSGFAIRRG